CATTATCAGATGACCTGGCGATGGATCTCGGCTATTTGTATGTGGATCAGGATTCGTATAGCACCAATGTGTTTTCTCTCGGAATGAGTTGGAGCTTTTGATCATGAATGTGATTTTTCAAATCTCGACAGTGTGTTTTTCGAATCCGTTAAAAATCACTAAGTAATATTCTTCTTGGCTACCGAGTCGGGATCATTGCGGTCGTTTCTCCACGGAGGATGGGTAAAGTGCAGTACATGATCTGCATTGTGGGAAGCAACTCCGTCCTCTAAAGTGATCTTGCCAATTTTATGCCAGTCAGTCACTTCAAATTTTGAACCCGTGACTGCATTGCCGACTTCTTTACCCTGATTCGAGACCAAAATATCAAAACACAAGGTGCGCTGTGGAACCGGATTACCCTTATCGTAAATATGCCCCAGCAATTCATCTCTAAAATCTTCTTCATCGATGGTTAAATGTCCTTCAGAGGGAACAAGACACATGAATTCAGGTGCATTACAAGCTTCATCGGGTGCTTTGTCGAGTTCGGCGATCTGGTAGACCTGGCGTAAACTTCCATTCTTGTCGAGACCACCAAAAACAATGCCCGCCCTCAAGAGCATGAGTTTCCCGGGTAAGTCAACATCCAGGATTCGCACTGCAATTCCATTGAGTAAGGTAACATCGGTGTAGTGTGTGGCGTCATTTCCAGACAAGGAATCCAGACAAAAGAAACTGGCGGGTTTTAGAAGTTCTTGATGGTTTTCATCCATGGTTGGATAAAGCTTGCCAGCAAACCCAAAGGCTCTTTTATTGCCACTTTTGATTGCCGAGCTGCCACACGAAAGTCGGGTAATGATCTTTCCTTTACTGCTTTTTTTAAAAAATCCACTGAACTCGTTATCATTAGTGATCTCCCAGGTTCCGGTCATACACACGCCATTGGAATGGATGAGTTTTCGAAATCCTTTTGCGTGTTCGCCCCAACGCAGGTCAGCGGATGTTTTTAAGGTCCGAATTGCGGCTTGTTTGAATTGATCGGGCTTGCCACCCGGTAGAAAGCCTTCGTATACACCACGTGTAGTAACTGCATGATGAGGGAATGGCGGTTCGCCGGGTGCGCCCCAGACACGCTGGTATGGATTGGCAAAAACTGCTTCCTTTACTTCGGCATAGCGTGAACCCTGATAGTCGAGATCCTCATCAGTAATTCCTTGCGGGCATAGGTCATTTACTTTCATTTAGTATTCCTAGTGACAGCTTAAAAAATACCAACGGCACCCTGAAGCCAGATCAATAAGAATACGCCGATCATGACGATGGCACCAATGAGTTGGTTTTTAGGGTTTTTACTGAGACGCACCAGTGCTTCAAAACCTATACCAAGGGACAGTAGCATCGCACCCATCACCACAAAATCCATAATCGCCCAATTAACCTCTTGGGTAAATTGCATGGCGACCAATGGTATTAGCAAAATGATCGCAGCTATCAGCCAATAGATGAGTCTCCAGTTTTTCTTTTGTGTAGTCATATGTATCTCGGTTTACTCGATCAAGCCCAGTTCTTTGGCGCGGGTTTTCCATTTATCCCGGGCAAATTTTTGCAAGTCCGGCTCTTTGTCGAATTCATCAACAATCTCCAGCCCCAGCAATGTCTCAATCAGGTCTTCCATGGTAACAATGCCAACCAGGGATCCGTATTCATCGACAACAATAGCAATATGGGCACTCTCAGTGGTGAGACTTTCATACAAAGCGGGCAAGGGCATGCCATCGAGAACTGCCAGAACATCGCGTTTGATGTCTTTCATCAGAGTCTCATCTTTGTCTTCAACCAGATGTTGCAGGAGTTCGTCTTTTAAAACTATACCACTGATGTTGTCGTCCGATTCCGAGTAGATCGGGATTCGTGAAAATCGCAAAGGTTGATGCTGGTTGTGAAACTCCATCAAGGTCATATTCTCATCGGCCTTCACCACCACCGTGCGCGGAGTCATAATATCCTTGACCATGACCTCCTTGAATCGCAAGAGATTTTTGATAATGTCCGATTCGCTCTTGTCCAGCACTCCGCTTTCCTCACTGGCGTGGGCAATGGCTGCAATGTCGGCGCGACTGAAAATACTTTTGTCTTTGTCACGCTTGAGATTTTTGGTAATGAGCTGACTGATCCAGACAAAAGGGACAAGAATAACCAACAAAACCTTGATCGATTTCACAGTGAAAGGCGCGAGTTTTTCCCACATGTTCGCGCCAATGGTTTTGGGGATAATTTCAGACAAGATCAAAATAGCCATGGTCATAAATCCGGCAATTACACTTTCAGTCGGCAAACCTAAAAAGTGAGCACCACTACCAAATATTTTTGCAGCCTGGGCACCGACACCTATAGCCCCCACCGTGTGTGCGATGGTATTAAGCGTCAAAATGGCTGATAGCGGTCGGTCAATATCCTCTTTGAACTTTAATAAGTCATGCCCGATCTTTTTATTCTCATGCACTTTACGGTTAATGTAGGAAGGGGTAATACTCAGCAACACCGCTTCCCAGATAGAACACAGAAAAGAGAACAGGATCGACAGAACAAAGAATAAGATAAGCAACTGCATTTAAAGTTAATTATTTCAGGTTTACTGCTTTTGTGCCAATAAAATCGAATGCAAGCCACAGTTTTCATCTTGTAATTTGATTTCAATACGCCCGAATTCAAGAGACCTCAGAATATCCCGATACTCGTCAGGCGCCATACTGGCATGATACACAGCATCCCCTTCGACAGTTCCGGTCACCTCACCCGCTTCGTGCCCAATAGTCATCAACAAGGCGCCATTAGGGTGCAGATGCCGGGCGAATTGAAGAAGAAGCTGGCGTTGTACTGCTTGAGTGAGATGAAAAGAACCATCCCAACTGATGATTCCGTCAAACTTGGTATCAAACTGCATATCTCGCATATCCATTTCTACCCAACTTGCGTTTGGAAAACGCATTCTGGCAATTTCCAGCATGCCTGGAGATGCATCCAGTCCTGTTATGTCGAATCCTTGCTTAAGCAAGTAACCGGTTATTGGCTCACCGGCACCACAACCCACATCCAACACTCGACCCTGTGGGGGCAATAGTTCTATGAATTTATCTAACCAGGGTTTTTCTATTAATACTCTAGGGCGATGCATATCCCAAGTCTGAGCATGTTTTTCATAGGTCTGAATGGTGTGCTTGCGGATGTCTTCGAGGTTTTTCATACTTAAAAATATGCTGCTAGTTCGAAAGCATCACTTAAGCCACAATACATTTTTTGGGCATTGATATTTCAAATTTTTAACATGCAACCTGAATCAATCATGTTGCTGAAAAAGTGACTGAAATCCAGCATAAGCCATTCGAGTAGGGTCAAAACCTGTGTCAAATTTATCCATCAAATCCACAATGCGCGGGTCTGTCGCGACTTTCTGATTGACTGCATCACGTACTTCACGTGATTTAAACGTCACCCAGCCAAACACGACAATTTCACCTTCTTTTGCATCAATGAGATCGGTAAACGATCGCGTCCCGGCCAAATTCATATCGTCACCGATAAACTCCTGATAGTCGAGTGCGCCATGTTCTTTCCAAATGTCCGCAACCGCTTCAACAAGTAGTTTGTATTCGCTTAAACGCTCGGTCTGAATGGGAAAAATGAATCCGTCGATGTAGTCAGACATAATTACTCCGATATTTTGTAGAAGTTATCTAGTTGATCTGTTGTAGATTTTATATCAGAAATTGAATGTTGACTTTTTATTTAAACATACATTCCTGCCGCATAACCACTCGCCCAGGCCCATTGAAAGTTAAACCCACCCAGCCAACCGGTCACATCCAACACTTCACCAATGAAATATAGCCCTTGTTGACTTTTACACTCAAAAGTTTTGGACGACACATCGTCTGTATCCACACCACCCAATGTCACTTCCGCGGTTCTATAGCCTTCCGTGCTGGATGGCTTGATCTCCCACTCTTGTAAATATTTTGTCAATGTATCGATATCAACGTTTGCAAGATCAGCAATACGTTTGTCTGCCAAATCTTTTAGATAAAGTGACGACAAGCTTTCCACCAGCTGCTTGCTCAAGTGCTCCATTAAAAAATTCTTTACCCGCTGGATTTTTCCGTTAGAGCGTAAAGTTTGCAATTTTTCTTGCAAATCCATTTTGGGTAACAGATTTATCGATAAAGTGTCCCCGGGTTTCCAATAGGAGGATATCTGCAACATCACCGGTCCACTCAAACCGCGATGAGTAAACAACATATCTTCAGTGAACGACATGTCATTACAACTCACTTGCGCAGGAGCTGAAATTCCCGACAAATGCTCAAACTGCTGTTGCAAACTCTCGGTCAGTACAAATGGAACCAAAGCCGCTGATGTGTCATTAACCCGCAAACCGAATTGTGCGGCCACTTGATAACCAAACCCGGTTGCGCCCATGCGTGGAATGGATAAGCCTCCTGTTGCAATGACCAGAGAATCGCAACTGACCGAATATTGTGAGGTCGCAAGTGAATACATTTCATTTTTATAGTTGATCTTATTCACAGACATCGAGGTTTCGACCCGCACAGCGGCACTTTCACATTCATCCAAAAGTAATCTGACGATATCTTTAGCTTTATTCACACAAAATAATTGCCCGTGTTTTTTTTCTTGATACTCAATCTGATGTTTTTCAACCAGCTCGATAAAATCGTATTGCGTGTAGCGTGACAGTGCCGATTTGCAAAAATGCGCATTGGCGGAAAGGAAATTTTTATCCGAAGTGTGCAAATTGGTGAAATTACATCGGCCGCCACCTGACATCAGGATCTTTTTACCGACTTTATTGGCGTGATCGATAATAAGCACTCTTCGGCCTCTTTGACCAGCAGTAATCGCACACATCAAGCCCGCAGCACCGGCGCCGATAACAATGACATCGTAATGATTGGGGTTATTAACAGACATTAGAAAATCCGGTATTGCGTAAGCGCGGAACACAAATTTGCGATCGCATGTGCAAACCTATGCTCAATTTTTAGAATGAATTGATTGCACCAGAACAAAGGGCGCAACTGTCACCGCCCAGACCTGTGCATCGGATTCAAACCATTGTAAAGCCTGTGCATCATCCACCTTTCGTACTTGTCCTGCAGCCTGCCATGCACCTACTGCCGCAACATCGTCATGCAAAAACGCGGTGGCCACCCGTACCAGGTCCAGTTTTGAAGCAACGTGCATGACATTACCTTGCGCGTAGAAACGCTGTAAGGCCCGCCATTCAATTTTTGCCGTTTCATAAACCAGACCAGTTTTTTCAATTTTCATAGCAAACGATTATAACTTATTGTTTTAGTTGAAGTATTTAATAGTTACGATCAAAGCGGCGAAAAAAGCGGCAAATTCCCCAGTGTCACAATTCTAAACCGCTACACTACACGCCCATTAGCGCGCGAGTGAAATGCATTCACAATCCGCGCTCCAAAAATTGTTCCAGGTTTTCCCATGACAGATCCCACACCAAGTGCATTTAAAGAGCTTGCACTCAGCCCCGCTATTCTTACAGGATTGAACGAAGTGGGTTACGAAACCCCGACCCCGATCCAGGCACAAACCATTCCCTTTTTACTGGATGGTCGTGATGTCCTGGGGCAAGCTCAAACCGGTACGGGTAAGACTGCGGCATTCGCATTACCCTTGCTGAGCAAACTGGACCTGAAACAAAAAGACCCTCAGGTGTTGGTGCTCGCACCGACCCGTGAATTGGCAATTCAAGTTTCGGAAGCATTTCAAAGTTACGCCAAACACATTAAGGGTTTTCATGTGCTTCCCATCTATGGCGGCCAGGCTTATGACACCCAGATTCGTGGCTTGAAACGTGGTGTACATGTGGTGGTTGGCACTCCGGGTCGGGTTATGGACCATATGCGCAAAGGCACCTTGAAAGTCGATAACTTGAAAGTTCTGGTGCTGGACGAAGCCGATGAAATGCTACGCATGGGCTTTATTGATGACGTTGAATGGGTATTGGAGCAGGCCCCGGATGACAGGCAGATCGCTTTGTTTTCGGCAACCATGCCAAAACAGATCCGTCGTATTGCCACAAAATACTTAAACAATCCCGAACAGGTTACGATTAAACAAAGTTCGTCTACTGCATCCACGATACGACAACGTTATTGGTTAGTGAGTCGCACCAATAAACTGGATGCCTTGACCCGGATATTGGAGGCGGAAGAATTCGCTGCCATTATTATTTTTGTGCGTACCAAGAACTCCACCGAACAACTCGCCGAAAAACTGACGGCCCGCGGTTATGCTGCGTCAGCGATTAATGGTGATGTGGCTCAGGCACAACGCGAACGCTTAATTAATAATTTAAAAAATGGCAAGCTGGATATTCTGGTTGCCACCGATGTGGCTGCGCGTGGCCTGGACGTGGAACGCATCAGTCATGTGATCAATTACGACATTCCGCATGACACCGAGTCCTATGTGCATCGCATCGGTCGCACCGGACGCGCAGGACGTGAAGGCGATGCGATTTTGTTTGTCGCGCCACGCGAGCGCCGTATGTTGGGCTCGATCGAGAAAGCGACCAACTCCAAGATCGAACAAATGCAGTTACCTTCCACCAAAGAAATAAACGAGCAGCGTATTTCCCGTTTTAAACAACGCATTAGCCAATCACTTGCCGATGGCGATCTCGGATTTTATACCCAAATGATCGAGGAATATATAAGCGAACACGAAGTAGCTCCTGAAAAAGTCGCGGCCGCTCTGGCAAACATCACTCAAGGCGATACGCCATTTTTTCTGGATACTTCCAGGGAGCGTTCACGCGATACCTGGAAAAAAAGCGATGCTGTTGAAAATCGTTCGCGTGGGCGCAGGGATAAAAACAAAAAAGGCCGGGCACGCGAAGATTTTCAACCTGAAAAAGGCATGGAACGCTTCCGCATAGAAGTCGGCCATGAGCATGACGTAAGACCTGGCAATATTGTTGGTGCAATTGCCAATGAAGCCGATCTGGACAGCCGTTATATTGGGCGTATTAATATAATGGACAGACACAGTTTTGTGGATCTTCCAGCCGATATGCCTACCGAAACCTTTAAGGAGCTTAAAAATGTATGGGTGTCCGGTCAGCAATTGAAAATATCCAAGGCAGACAGTGGCAAGAACTCAAAAGGCGGTCATGACAAGCCTAAGCGTAGATCTCATACTGACGCTCGCAAGCCCAAACGTGATGATAAACGCAGTGAGAATCGCAAAAATACAATCGCCAGCTCACGCGATAAAGATAAAAGAAAACCCAGATCCGAGAACGAAAAAGAAGCCAATCAGGTAATGGCAAAGGACTCCAAGCCCAAGAAGCCTAAATCCAAAGATAAAAATTCCAAGCGTAAAGAAAAACCCAAGAGATCCGCCGCGCAAAAACGTCAAAAAAAGAAAAAACAGGCAAAACAAGCCAAAAAGCGACAAGCTAAAAAGTAATTCAAAAACCCTTAATGCATGCATTAACTTTCTGATGCGGATTCATTGAATCCCATGGCATGTAAGCGTTCGGAATCATTCACTCCAATCCATTAAAACTTAACCCACACCGGGATTCCGCAATTTCATCGGTAATTTATTAATACAACTGCCTGGATCGACTTATTGCCGTCAAACCGAGGTTAGAAATTTTTTTCGTTGTTGAAATTAAGTATGAGCGAATTATTTTAACCCTGAACCGTATCACGAAATCTCAAACTCTCCACTACCGGGTAATTCCAGCACTAGTTCCGAACCCCCGATCATTGACGGGGTTTTGTAACCGGATAAATTTTCCGACTCCAGAATCTTTTTGGCGAGATGCAAGCCGCCGTCTTTGGTAACGGTGTAGCCATTCGCTGTTCGCAAACGCACGGTTTTCACCTCACCAGCTGCATTCCTGGCCTCACCCCATACGTAAGTCACAGCCTTGTCACGAGTTTCCTTGGAGGGCGGAACCAAAGATTTATCAATCTTCTTTTTCATGGCATTTTGCACAAAACCGAGTCCCAGCAAGGGGCGGATCCAGTTGGCACGCTTCATTTGTTTGATCATGCCGGGTGAGGATGGAATGTACACTTCGATGTTTGGAATACCCGTGGAATAATATGCGGTGGCAATATCACCCCAAGGAATGGTGGTTGCCAGTTTCTCGCCATTACCGAAATCTATTGTCCGGGTTTTATACGCGAGTGGAACACGTTTTAACTCGCCGTTCTCACGCACGCCCCCGCCATTGGCCAAGCCTTCAACCGAGGTTTTTGCAGTGCCCTTGCTAAAGCCGGATTTGGAATCAAAGCCCAGGGTTAGTTGGCTTGCGTCTGGCATTAATTCTTTTAACTTGGCGGATACACAATCAGTCGGGATCACATCAAAGCCCACGCCCGGACACACCACGATACCGGCCTCTTTGGCACGCGCATCCTGGGCATGGCAATGCTCAAACACCGAAACTTCACCGGTGATGTCAGTGTAATGGGTCTGACTCATGATGCAGGCCTCCAGCATTGGGGCCGAAGTCGCCGAGAATGGTCCCGCACAGTGGATAACAATGTCCACATCGAGCAAGTTCGAGGCAACCACATCAACATCGTCCAAAGCGAACACTTGCGAAGGCAGATGTAATTCACTGGCCAAAGATTCAATTGCGGCTTTATTGCGCCCCGCCACAACCGGTTTCATGCCCTGCTTAACGGCTTCCCGCGCGATGAGCTCACCGCTGTAACCATTAGCGCCATAGATCATTATTGTTTTCATGTAATTACCTTCTCTCGAACCTTCTCTCGAAGTTCAAATTGCCACACACGCATGAAACCAATTCAGGATCTCATGACCTTAAATTTGTTTTAAAAACTCCAGAACCACGCGATTAAATTCTTCCGGCTGATCCATTGGTGTGCCGTGCATGGAATCCTTGATCACGTGCACTCTGGCATTTTTCATTTTGACCGCAGAACGCTCTTTATGCGCTGGCGGTGTGTAATCTTTATCCGCACTAATGAATAATGTGTTTTGAGCAATTTTTTCCAGGTACTCGCCCATTTGCCAGTCGATTAGCGCGTTGAGGGCCTTGATATACGGCGCTTTGCGGTTTTTACTGTTGCGTTCACGCAAGCGATCACCCAGTACAGGATTATCAGGGAATAGTTTTCGACTCAGGATCTTCGCCATCTGCGGCATGCTCAAAATACGCGCCAGTAAGCGACGCAAACTTACCTGATAAAGTTTACTCAAGGTGTCGATCTTGAAACTTGCCAAACTGTTT
The sequence above is drawn from the Gammaproteobacteria bacterium genome and encodes:
- a CDS encoding HlyC/CorC family transporter, translated to MQLLILFFVLSILFSFLCSIWEAVLLSITPSYINRKVHENKKIGHDLLKFKEDIDRPLSAILTLNTIAHTVGAIGVGAQAAKIFGSGAHFLGLPTESVIAGFMTMAILILSEIIPKTIGANMWEKLAPFTVKSIKVLLVILVPFVWISQLITKNLKRDKDKSIFSRADIAAIAHASEESGVLDKSESDIIKNLLRFKEVMVKDIMTPRTVVVKADENMTLMEFHNQHQPLRFSRIPIYSESDDNISGIVLKDELLQHLVEDKDETLMKDIKRDVLAVLDGMPLPALYESLTTESAHIAIVVDEYGSLVGIVTMEDLIETLLGLEIVDEFDKEPDLQKFARDKWKTRAKELGLIE
- a CDS encoding class I SAM-dependent methyltransferase — its product is MKNLEDIRKHTIQTYEKHAQTWDMHRPRVLIEKPWLDKFIELLPPQGRVLDVGCGAGEPITGYLLKQGFDITGLDASPGMLEIARMRFPNASWVEMDMRDMQFDTKFDGIISWDGSFHLTQAVQRQLLLQFARHLHPNGALLMTIGHEAGEVTGTVEGDAVYHASMAPDEYRDILRSLEFGRIEIKLQDENCGLHSILLAQKQ
- a CDS encoding DUF1428 domain-containing protein, yielding MSDYIDGFIFPIQTERLSEYKLLVEAVADIWKEHGALDYQEFIGDDMNLAGTRSFTDLIDAKEGEIVVFGWVTFKSREVRDAVNQKVATDPRIVDLMDKFDTGFDPTRMAYAGFQSLFQQHD
- a CDS encoding NAD(P)/FAD-dependent oxidoreductase — encoded protein: MSVNNPNHYDVIVIGAGAAGLMCAITAGQRGRRVLIIDHANKVGKKILMSGGGRCNFTNLHTSDKNFLSANAHFCKSALSRYTQYDFIELVEKHQIEYQEKKHGQLFCVNKAKDIVRLLLDECESAAVRVETSMSVNKINYKNEMYSLATSQYSVSCDSLVIATGGLSIPRMGATGFGYQVAAQFGLRVNDTSAALVPFVLTESLQQQFEHLSGISAPAQVSCNDMSFTEDMLFTHRGLSGPVMLQISSYWKPGDTLSINLLPKMDLQEKLQTLRSNGKIQRVKNFLMEHLSKQLVESLSSLYLKDLADKRIADLANVDIDTLTKYLQEWEIKPSSTEGYRTAEVTLGGVDTDDVSSKTFECKSQQGLYFIGEVLDVTGWLGGFNFQWAWASGYAAGMYV
- a CDS encoding DUF2288 domain-containing protein; this translates as MKIEKTGLVYETAKIEWRALQRFYAQGNVMHVASKLDLVRVATAFLHDDVAAVGAWQAAGQVRKVDDAQALQWFESDAQVWAVTVAPFVLVQSIHSKN
- a CDS encoding DEAD/DEAH box helicase, producing MTDPTPSAFKELALSPAILTGLNEVGYETPTPIQAQTIPFLLDGRDVLGQAQTGTGKTAAFALPLLSKLDLKQKDPQVLVLAPTRELAIQVSEAFQSYAKHIKGFHVLPIYGGQAYDTQIRGLKRGVHVVVGTPGRVMDHMRKGTLKVDNLKVLVLDEADEMLRMGFIDDVEWVLEQAPDDRQIALFSATMPKQIRRIATKYLNNPEQVTIKQSSSTASTIRQRYWLVSRTNKLDALTRILEAEEFAAIIIFVRTKNSTEQLAEKLTARGYAASAINGDVAQAQRERLINNLKNGKLDILVATDVAARGLDVERISHVINYDIPHDTESYVHRIGRTGRAGREGDAILFVAPRERRMLGSIEKATNSKIEQMQLPSTKEINEQRISRFKQRISQSLADGDLGFYTQMIEEYISEHEVAPEKVAAALANITQGDTPFFLDTSRERSRDTWKKSDAVENRSRGRRDKNKKGRAREDFQPEKGMERFRIEVGHEHDVRPGNIVGAIANEADLDSRYIGRINIMDRHSFVDLPADMPTETFKELKNVWVSGQQLKISKADSGKNSKGGHDKPKRRSHTDARKPKRDDKRSENRKNTIASSRDKDKRKPRSENEKEANQVMAKDSKPKKPKSKDKNSKRKEKPKRSAAQKRQKKKKQAKQAKKRQAKK
- a CDS encoding NAD(P)H-binding protein — protein: MKTIMIYGANGYSGELIAREAVKQGMKPVVAGRNKAAIESLASELHLPSQVFALDDVDVVASNLLDVDIVIHCAGPFSATSAPMLEACIMSQTHYTDITGEVSVFEHCHAQDARAKEAGIVVCPGVGFDVIPTDCVSAKLKELMPDASQLTLGFDSKSGFSKGTAKTSVEGLANGGGVRENGELKRVPLAYKTRTIDFGNGEKLATTIPWGDIATAYYSTGIPNIEVYIPSSPGMIKQMKRANWIRPLLGLGFVQNAMKKKIDKSLVPPSKETRDKAVTYVWGEARNAAGEVKTVRLRTANGYTVTKDGGLHLAKKILESENLSGYKTPSMIGGSELVLELPGSGEFEIS